Proteins found in one Campylobacter canadensis genomic segment:
- a CDS encoding beta-1,4-N-acetylgalactosaminyltransferase, translating to MKTYIVKFFCCFIPSKKIRRKVREKIFSIQITCDEVNKYLPKYVHNFIKDLSNEYFININKNIYGGGHKGYFDYDKKAKNENSALNPWAYIRVKNEDITLRASLESILPAIQRGIIAYNDCDDKSEEIILEFCKQYPSFIPKKYPYNVQIQNPKNEENKLYSYYNWAASFIPKGQWLVKIDVDHIYDAKKLFSSFYLAKKDNDLVSIARLNVAVYENKVYVVPNYYIDVLDHWLIKNNNLEWEEAMLSNVGNWTEINPSDKDKYENIYSYEILRLKDKRIFSSELTNLHFPFIKKSRQIQKDDTWLSLDEFKERHKELLGTKIDERMLNEEEILNKYKLFNFANLKS from the coding sequence TTGAAAACTTATATTGTTAAATTTTTTTGTTGTTTTATACCTTCAAAAAAAATAAGAAGAAAAGTTAGAGAAAAAATTTTCTCTATTCAAATCACTTGCGATGAAGTTAATAAATATCTACCAAAATATGTACATAATTTTATAAAAGACTTAAGTAACGAATATTTTATAAATATTAATAAAAATATCTATGGGGGGGGGCATAAAGGATATTTTGATTATGATAAAAAGGCTAAAAATGAAAATTCAGCCTTAAATCCTTGGGCGTATATTAGGGTTAAAAACGAAGATATTACGCTAAGAGCGTCGCTTGAAAGTATTTTACCTGCCATTCAAAGGGGCATTATAGCCTACAACGATTGTGATGATAAAAGCGAAGAAATAATCTTAGAATTTTGCAAACAATATCCAAGCTTTATTCCTAAAAAATATCCTTACAATGTACAAATACAAAACCCTAAAAATGAAGAAAACAAACTTTATTCTTATTATAACTGGGCGGCTTCTTTTATTCCTAAAGGGCAGTGGCTTGTTAAGATTGATGTAGATCATATTTATGATGCTAAAAAGCTTTTTTCTTCTTTTTATTTAGCTAAAAAAGATAACGACCTTGTAAGTATTGCAAGGCTAAATGTGGCTGTTTATGAAAATAAAGTTTATGTGGTGCCTAATTATTACATTGATGTGCTTGATCACTGGCTTATAAAAAACAATAACTTAGAATGGGAAGAAGCAATGCTTAGTAATGTTGGTAATTGGACAGAAATTAATCCTAGCGATAAAGATAAGTATGAAAATATTTATTCTTATGAAATTTTGCGTTTAAAGGATAAACGCATCTTCTCAAGCGAATTAACTAATTTACATTTTCCATTTATAAAAAAATCAAGACAAATACAAAAAGATGATACTTGGCTTAGCCTAGATGAATTTAAAGAAAGGCATAAAGAGCTTTTAGGTACAAAGATTGATGAAAGAATGCTAAATGAAGAAGAGATTTTAAATAAATACAAACTCTTTAATTTTGCTAATTTAAAATCTTAA
- a CDS encoding cation diffusion facilitator family transporter has protein sequence MHSFLSHQPLLANKHSCHHHEHHHEHTHEHHHEHHHHADARSMDKKILKISLTMTFLMMLVQFIYSILSNSLALLSDTLHMFSDVFALGLSFLAIIATQKFQDEQKTFGYFRLEVLVAFINALTIILSALFIIYEGIYKLFNPENIDVKAMIIVAIMGFFVNAINAFMMFKGANLDNVNMKSAFLHMMSDLLGSLVVIIGGVIVYFTKIYYIDTILALILSFLLLRWAIKLLKQSVNILLESSPVDVKSIKELILSHEQVQDVIDLHIIEITNKMFVATLHIKVNITSIAEFNELYKELSKELLEKFNIGHITMQPILANS, from the coding sequence ATGCATAGTTTTTTATCACATCAGCCTTTATTAGCTAATAAACATAGCTGTCATCATCACGAACACCATCACGAGCATACTCACGAACATCATCACGAACACCATCATCACGCAGATGCAAGGAGTATGGATAAAAAGATTTTAAAAATCTCTTTAACGATGACTTTTTTGATGATGCTTGTGCAATTTATTTATTCAATTCTTTCAAATTCTTTAGCGCTTTTAAGTGATACTTTACATATGTTTTCTGATGTTTTTGCATTAGGGCTTAGTTTTTTAGCTATTATCGCAACGCAAAAATTTCAAGATGAGCAAAAGACTTTTGGCTATTTTCGTCTTGAGGTTTTAGTAGCTTTTATCAATGCTTTAACTATTATTTTATCTGCACTTTTTATTATTTATGAAGGTATTTACAAGCTCTTTAACCCTGAAAATATTGATGTAAAGGCTATGATTATTGTTGCAATTATGGGCTTTTTTGTTAATGCTATTAATGCTTTTATGATGTTTAAAGGAGCTAATTTAGATAATGTTAATATGAAATCGGCATTTTTGCATATGATGAGCGATTTGCTTGGTTCTTTGGTTGTTATTATTGGCGGAGTGATTGTGTATTTTACTAAGATTTATTATATTGATACAATTTTGGCTTTAATACTTTCTTTTTTACTTTTAAGATGGGCAATAAAATTATTAAAACAAAGTGTAAATATCTTACTTGAAAGCTCTCCTGTAGATGTAAAAAGCATTAAAGAACTGATTTTATCTCACGAGCAAGTACAAGATGTGATTGATTTGCATATTATAGAAATTACAAATAAGATGTTTGTTGCAACTTTACATATAAAAGTAAATATAACAAGCATTGCTGAATTTAACGAGCTTTACAAAGAACTTTCAAAAGAGCTTTTAGAAAAATTTAATATAGGGCATATTACAATGCAGCCAATCTTAGCTAATAGCTAA
- a CDS encoding glycosyltransferase family 2 protein, giving the protein MPKISIIMPTFNVEKYIARAIKSCINQTFKDIEIIIVDDLVSDNSINIAKEYAKKDERIKIIHNEKNLGTFAARNAGVKAAGGGYLLFLDPDDYLELNACELVINEIQDYDLLCFNAIIINNEDKNYKKNYDNAIFNLRDFCSFLDNKNLALFVCNKIYKKSLLIDKIKEIDFKERLIYAEDHLFNAFYLSQCKKIKCIDNFLYNYYQHSQSITNNFANNHKNIFLQLDLLLLKLQSILIDDYVKEFILKRTKKLYYNISLELYLLDIKNKYNLIDKKYFFLRFLYRLKMSIKKKIFSLKYKKGKTNNAN; this is encoded by the coding sequence ATGCCTAAAATATCAATAATTATGCCAACTTTTAATGTAGAAAAATATATAGCAAGAGCTATAAAAAGCTGCATTAATCAGACTTTTAAAGATATAGAAATAATAATAGTAGATGACTTAGTAAGTGATAATAGTATAAACATAGCTAAAGAATATGCCAAAAAAGATGAAAGAATAAAAATAATTCATAATGAAAAAAACTTAGGCACCTTTGCAGCAAGAAATGCTGGAGTAAAAGCCGCTGGGGGGGGGTATTTACTATTTTTAGATCCTGATGATTATTTAGAGCTTAATGCTTGCGAACTTGTTATAAATGAAATTCAAGATTATGATTTGCTATGTTTTAATGCGATTATTATAAATAATGAAGATAAAAATTATAAAAAAAATTATGATAATGCAATTTTTAATTTAAGAGATTTTTGTTCTTTTTTAGACAATAAAAACCTTGCATTATTTGTATGTAATAAAATTTATAAAAAAAGCCTTTTAATAGATAAAATAAAGGAGATTGATTTTAAAGAAAGATTGATATATGCAGAAGACCATTTGTTTAATGCTTTTTATTTATCCCAATGCAAAAAAATAAAATGTATAGATAATTTTTTATATAATTATTACCAGCACTCGCAGAGTATAACAAATAATTTTGCTAATAATCACAAAAATATTTTTTTACAATTAGATTTATTGTTATTAAAATTACAAAGCATTTTAATAGATGATTATGTAAAAGAATTTATATTAAAAAGAACAAAAAAATTATATTATAATATCTCTTTAGAACTTTATTTATTAGACATAAAAAATAAATATAATTTAATTGATAAAAAATATTTTTTTCTTAGATTTTTATATAGATTAAAAATGAGTATAAAGAAAAAAATTTTTAGTTTAAAATATAAAAAAGGAAAAACTAATAATGCAAACTGA
- a CDS encoding glycosyltransferase family 2 protein translates to MSKVSIIIPIYNVEKYLDECLKSVINQSYKDLDIILVDDGSSDNSLNIAKEYAKKDERIFLITKENGGLSSARNAGLEFIKGTKLREFFENESNITSYENINTFNTASKELAKEDINKNFTKLSKNIIQTKLKNLNDFIIQDLPDNIIHFLDSDDYLELDCIEKCVNEIEESNADICVHNIKEFLEQEQAFRQKAECDIYLHCKYTKNISGVEFFKKNDICEFYFAWQGAFRAKLLNAYKLRFTYAIYHEDHDFGTILFLNAKKITCIKEELLIYRIRANSIIKSEKEKIIPKIMPFYLEPLRHYFDDYSKLRAYFKAYCMCVIGLNIYRFCKEAKFIDEKLQNTLFLYYINYYLERYYPLDYLNIKTLFALVGINLKFFRLKLMLRFYFRHPKKLFRKKNA, encoded by the coding sequence ATGAGTAAAGTATCTATCATAATCCCAATTTATAATGTAGAAAAATATTTAGATGAATGCTTAAAAAGTGTTATAAATCAAAGTTATAAAGATTTAGATATTATCTTAGTAGATGATGGAAGTAGCGATAATAGCTTAAATATTGCTAAAGAATATGCTAAAAAAGATGAAAGAATTTTCCTTATTACAAAAGAAAACGGTGGTTTAAGTTCAGCAAGAAATGCTGGTTTAGAATTTATAAAAGGCACTAAATTAAGAGAATTTTTTGAAAATGAAAGTAATATTACAAGCTATGAAAATATAAATACTTTTAATACAGCTTCTAAGGAGCTTGCAAAAGAAGATATTAATAAAAATTTTACAAAGCTTAGTAAAAATATAATCCAAACAAAGCTTAAAAATCTTAATGATTTTATCATTCAGGATTTGCCTGATAATATAATTCACTTTTTAGATTCTGATGATTATTTAGAGCTTGATTGCATTGAAAAATGCGTAAATGAGATAGAAGAAAGTAATGCAGATATTTGTGTGCATAATATTAAAGAATTTCTTGAGCAAGAACAAGCTTTTAGACAAAAAGCAGAATGTGATATTTATTTACATTGTAAATACACTAAAAATATCAGTGGAGTTGAATTTTTTAAAAAAAATGATATTTGTGAGTTTTATTTTGCTTGGCAAGGAGCTTTTAGAGCAAAGTTATTAAATGCTTACAAACTTCGTTTTACTTATGCTATTTATCATGAAGACCACGATTTTGGAACTATTTTATTTTTAAATGCTAAAAAGATAACTTGCATTAAAGAAGAGTTATTAATTTATAGAATTAGAGCTAATTCTATAATAAAAAGCGAAAAAGAAAAAATAATTCCAAAAATTATGCCTTTTTATTTAGAGCCTTTAAGACATTATTTTGATGATTATTCTAAACTAAGAGCTTATTTTAAAGCTTATTGTATGTGTGTAATTGGGCTTAATATTTATCGTTTTTGCAAAGAAGCTAAGTTTATAGATGAAAAACTACAAAATACTTTATTTTTGTATTATATTAATTACTACCTTGAGCGATACTATCCTTTAGATTATTTAAACATAAAAACTTTATTTGCCTTAGTAGGCATTAATTTGAAGTTTTTTAGACTTAAACTAATGTTAAGATTTTATTTTCGTCATCCAAAAAAGCTTTTTAGGAAAAAAAATGCCTAA
- a CDS encoding GNAT family N-acetyltransferase, protein MIRKARKEDVKIVISLLALAMNEFILNLSAADNESEALELLSDFFLKKNNRLSYENIFVYEEENQILAALCLYDGAKADFLDKALNENAKKRKKAAILKECENDYYIDSIGVCPSARGKGIATKLILYAYNLAKKDNKKLSLIVEENNHKAKKLYENLGFVFNKYKEFHGHKYLYMVKG, encoded by the coding sequence ATGATACGAAAAGCAAGAAAAGAAGATGTAAAAATAGTTATTAGCTTATTAGCTCTTGCTATGAATGAATTTATTTTAAATCTTAGCGCTGCTGATAATGAAAGCGAAGCTTTAGAGCTTTTAAGTGATTTTTTTCTTAAAAAAAATAATCGCTTAAGTTATGAAAATATCTTTGTTTATGAAGAAGAAAATCAAATACTAGCAGCACTTTGTCTTTACGATGGAGCTAAGGCTGATTTTTTAGATAAAGCCTTAAATGAAAATGCAAAAAAACGCAAAAAAGCTGCTATTTTAAAAGAATGCGAAAATGATTATTATATTGATAGCATAGGTGTTTGCCCTAGTGCTAGAGGCAAGGGCATTGCAACAAAACTTATACTCTATGCTTACAATCTTGCAAAAAAAGATAATAAAAAACTTAGCCTTATTGTAGAAGAAAATAATCACAAAGCTAAAAAACTTTATGAAAATTTAGGCTTTGTTTTTAATAAATACAAAGAATTTCACGGGCATAAATATTTATATATGGTAAAAGGCTAA
- a CDS encoding YeiH family protein, translating to MSNIKKIYKSKKVESYVVLVVLAFCSYAIAELSMFKTLGISALIIAVVLGAVVGNFAYHNVSLLKKTGALAVCTKQVLRLGIILYGFRISLQDIQGVGLNGVALAAFIVFSTFFLGLLLGKILKIDFLQSALIASGSAICGAAAVLASESVLKAGSSKVAVAVCTVVVFGSIGMFLFPLLNNIFNMPSYYFGYFIGASLHEVAHVVGAGFSIGSDGANTSIVIKMIRVLMLVPFLIMLSFCFQKSDSNTSLIKQIPWFAIMFLVVVFISSTPLLNTSFSLNFIKPNIEILDTFLLSLSMVALGVNIRKDMLSQAGFKPFLMAIILMLWLIIASFLYIKFFII from the coding sequence ATGAGTAATATAAAAAAAATTTATAAGAGTAAAAAGGTAGAAAGCTATGTTGTTTTAGTAGTTTTAGCGTTTTGTTCTTATGCTATTGCTGAACTATCAATGTTTAAAACATTAGGTATTTCTGCTTTAATTATCGCTGTTGTTTTAGGTGCTGTTGTTGGTAATTTTGCCTATCATAATGTTTCTTTATTAAAGAAAACAGGAGCCTTAGCAGTTTGTACTAAACAGGTGCTAAGGCTTGGGATTATTTTATATGGTTTTAGAATATCTTTGCAAGATATACAAGGCGTTGGTTTAAACGGGGTAGCTTTAGCAGCCTTTATTGTATTTTCAACATTTTTTTTAGGATTACTTTTAGGTAAGATATTAAAAATAGATTTTTTACAATCAGCACTTATTGCAAGCGGTTCGGCTATTTGCGGAGCAGCAGCTGTTTTAGCTAGTGAGAGTGTGCTTAAAGCTGGTTCAAGTAAGGTGGCGGTTGCTGTTTGTACTGTGGTTGTTTTTGGCAGTATTGGAATGTTTTTATTTCCTTTATTAAATAATATTTTTAATATGCCAAGTTATTATTTTGGTTATTTTATAGGTGCTAGTTTGCATGAGGTTGCGCATGTTGTTGGAGCTGGTTTTAGCATAGGAAGTGATGGAGCTAATACTAGTATTGTTATTAAAATGATTAGAGTTTTAATGCTTGTACCATTTTTAATAATGCTTTCTTTTTGTTTTCAAAAATCAGACTCAAATACTTCTTTAATTAAGCAAATTCCTTGGTTTGCAATAATGTTTTTAGTGGTTGTATTTATTTCTTCTACACCTTTATTAAATACAAGTTTTTCGTTAAATTTTATTAAGCCAAATATTGAGATATTAGATACATTTTTATTATCATTGAGTATGGTTGCTTTAGGAGTAAATATTAGAAAAGATATGCTCTCTCAGGCTGGTTTTAAACCCTTTTTAATGGCTATTATTTTAATGTTATGGTTGATAATAGCATCGTTTTTATATATTAAATTTTTTATTATTTAG
- a CDS encoding glycosyltransferase family 2 protein, with amino-acid sequence MPKISIIMPTFNVEKYIARAIKSCINQTFKDIEIIIVDDLVSDNSINIAKEYAKKDERIKIIHNEKNLGTFAARNAGVKAAGGGYLLFLDPDDYLELDICKIALENICDCNLLSFSYVKIDNNNYEIFSAKWKDYNSYLKLIKKKKFTPWNLCNLIVKKDFYIQKINSFSSERLLLAEDMLVFSFLVDCKMKAIEYVGYYYVINSNSITCLNKIEDNLKQYEKILELINNSNIEQKIKKYYSYFLNNSILDCKYKLNLINIIHYKLVKFVFYLQKKLRF; translated from the coding sequence ATGCCTAAAATATCAATAATTATGCCAACTTTTAATGTAGAAAAATATATAGCAAGAGCTATAAAAAGCTGCATTAATCAGACTTTTAAAGATATAGAAATAATAATAGTAGATGACTTAGTAAGTGATAATAGTATAAACATAGCTAAAGAATATGCCAAAAAAGATGAAAGAATAAAAATAATTCATAATGAAAAAAACTTAGGCACCTTTGCAGCAAGAAATGCTGGAGTAAAAGCCGCTGGGGGGGGGTATTTACTATTTTTAGATCCTGATGATTATTTAGAGCTTGATATTTGTAAAATCGCCTTAGAAAATATTTGTGATTGTAATTTGTTATCTTTTTCTTATGTAAAAATTGATAATAATAATTACGAAATATTTTCAGCTAAATGGAAAGATTATAATTCTTATTTAAAACTTATAAAAAAGAAAAAATTTACACCTTGGAATTTATGCAATTTAATTGTAAAAAAAGATTTTTATATACAAAAAATAAACTCTTTTAGCAGTGAAAGATTACTATTAGCTGAAGATATGCTTGTGTTTTCATTTTTAGTTGATTGCAAGATGAAGGCAATTGAATATGTAGGTTATTATTATGTGATTAATTCAAATTCAATTACTTGCCTTAATAAAATAGAAGATAATCTTAAGCAGTATGAAAAAATTTTAGAGCTTATTAATAATTCTAATATTGAGCAAAAAATTAAAAAATACTATTCTTATTTTCTAAATAACTCAATTTTAGATTGTAAATATAAGCTAAATTTAATAAATATAATACATTATAAGCTAGTTAAATTTGTATTTTATTTACAAAAAAAATTAAGATTTTAA
- a CDS encoding alkylphosphonate utilization protein yields the protein MKDSNNTPLQAGDNVTIIKDLKVKGASNPLKRGTLVKNIKEGKSENELEAKIPGFGVIVIKTEFVKKA from the coding sequence ATGAAAGATAGTAACAATACACCATTACAAGCAGGAGATAATGTAACTATAATTAAAGATTTAAAGGTAAAAGGAGCTTCAAATCCTTTAAAAAGAGGAACCCTTGTAAAGAATATTAAAGAAGGTAAAAGTGAAAATGAACTAGAAGCAAAAATACCTGGCTTTGGTGTTATAGTTATTAAAACTGAATTTGTAAAAAAAGCTTAA
- a CDS encoding alpha-2,3-sialyltransferase yields the protein MKTVIIAGNAPSLKNIDYAKLPKEYDVFRCNQFYFEEKYYLGKNIKAAFFNPFVFFEQYYTCYHLKQRQEYNIENIFCTLFNLINIENEHFINNFYSCFPDAINAYDYFKKLKNFDAFCKFNELYLNNRITQGIYMCAIAIALGYSEIYLAGIDLYANGGGYAFNTKKDNLLKLAPSFNDENSLYLSHNANFDILALEFLKKEYNVNFYSICNDSPINDFVIKASVNNNSFNLENKKEAYINDIILPSKEAYDNFYVILKKNKEEVVSNIKLKDNIYYKIFNDFFRLPSDIKHYIKSKKIK from the coding sequence TTGAAAACAGTAATAATAGCAGGCAACGCTCCAAGTTTAAAAAATATAGATTATGCTAAATTACCAAAAGAATATGATGTTTTTAGATGTAATCAATTTTATTTTGAAGAAAAATATTATTTAGGTAAAAATATAAAGGCGGCGTTTTTTAACCCCTTTGTATTTTTTGAACAATATTATACCTGTTATCATTTAAAGCAAAGACAAGAATATAATATTGAAAATATATTTTGCACCTTATTTAATTTGATTAATATTGAAAATGAGCATTTTATAAATAATTTTTATTCTTGTTTTCCTGATGCGATAAATGCTTATGATTATTTTAAAAAACTAAAGAATTTTGATGCTTTTTGCAAATTTAACGAACTTTATTTAAACAATAGAATAACACAGGGGATTTATATGTGTGCTATTGCTATTGCTTTAGGATATAGTGAAATTTATCTAGCAGGAATTGACTTATATGCAAATGGGGGGGGGTATGCTTTTAATACAAAAAAAGATAATTTATTAAAACTCGCTCCTAGTTTTAATGATGAAAATTCTTTATATCTATCTCATAATGCTAATTTTGATATTTTAGCTTTAGAATTTTTAAAAAAAGAATATAATGTTAATTTTTATTCTATATGTAATGACAGTCCTATTAACGATTTTGTAATAAAAGCTAGTGTTAATAATAATAGTTTTAATTTAGAAAACAAAAAAGAAGCTTATATAAATGATATTATTTTGCCAAGTAAAGAAGCTTATGATAATTTTTATGTGATATTAAAGAAAAATAAAGAAGAAGTCGTAAGTAATATTAAGTTAAAAGATAATATTTATTACAAAATATTTAATGATTTTTTTAGATTACCAAGCGATATTAAGCACTACATAAAAAGCAAGAAAATTAAGTAA
- a CDS encoding agmatine deiminase family protein, which yields MFAEWNETKFILVSLPHKYSDWNKYLEDITLSYYNFVKTLAEYVKVVLIHHSSTDISEFKKIKNCEFFCFDTNDTWIRDYGAISTKNAYLDFKFNAWGDKFKSELDNSFNKEFFSKYFKKDLKSVDFILEGGSIDTNEEYLLTTSKCLLNDNRNKKSRYEIEQVLKQNLNIKEVIWLEHGEIKGDDTDCHIDTLARFINKDTIVYSACEDENDINYLELKKMEEELKKLPFKLIALNIPKAKYYEGRRLGCTYVNFVYANDAIIMPSYDDENDEINLNKLQLALPDKKIIALNSLNFVRENGSLHCSCMNIF from the coding sequence ATGTTTGCAGAATGGAATGAAACAAAATTTATTTTAGTGTCTTTGCCACACAAATATAGTGATTGGAATAAGTATTTAGAAGATATTACTCTTTCGTATTATAACTTTGTAAAAACTCTAGCAGAGTATGTAAAAGTAGTTTTAATACATCATTCAAGCACTGATATAAGTGAGTTTAAAAAGATTAAAAATTGTGAGTTTTTTTGTTTTGATACTAATGATACTTGGATTAGGGATTATGGTGCTATTAGTACAAAAAATGCTTATTTAGATTTTAAATTTAATGCTTGGGGAGACAAGTTTAAAAGCGAACTTGATAATTCTTTTAATAAAGAATTCTTTTCAAAATATTTTAAAAAAGATTTAAAAAGTGTTGATTTTATTCTTGAAGGCGGCAGTATTGATACTAATGAAGAATATTTGCTGACTACTTCGAAATGTCTTTTAAACGATAATCGCAATAAAAAATCTCGTTATGAAATAGAGCAAGTTTTAAAGCAAAATCTAAATATAAAAGAAGTAATATGGCTTGAACATGGAGAAATAAAAGGCGATGATACTGATTGCCATATTGATACTTTAGCAAGATTTATTAATAAAGATACTATTGTTTATAGTGCTTGTGAAGATGAAAATGATATAAATTATTTAGAGCTTAAAAAAATGGAAGAAGAGCTTAAAAAACTTCCTTTTAAATTAATTGCCTTAAATATCCCAAAAGCAAAGTATTATGAAGGTAGAAGACTAGGTTGTACTTATGTAAATTTTGTTTATGCAAACGATGCTATTATTATGCCAAGTTATGATGATGAAAACGATGAAATTAATCTTAATAAACTACAACTAGCCTTGCCAGATAAAAAAATAATAGCCTTAAATTCATTAAATTTTGTGCGTGAAAATGGCTCTTTACACTGTTCGTGTATGAATATTTTTTAA
- a CDS encoding carbon-nitrogen hydrolase, with amino-acid sequence MLKVGLISQAYSSDMKAHTSKKISQLKADLIVLQELHQSAYFCQVENVNNFDLANDFDKDCEYWSKIAKENNVVLVTSLFEKRACGLYHNSAVVFEKDGSIAGKYRKMHIPDDPHFYEKFYFTPGDLGFNPIKTSVGSLGVLVCWDQWFCEAARIMALKGADILIYPTAIGWLYENKLSDNEEIKQAQLNAWLSVQRAHAISNGLPVVGVNRVGFESVKLSGNSSILQDEKIQNNAKNDDLDNGILFWGNSFVYDAQGKELFKSNEDDEVCACVDVDLEHSKEVRTWWPFLRDRRIEHYSDLLKLYCD; translated from the coding sequence ATGTTAAAAGTAGGTTTAATCTCACAAGCTTATAGTTCTGATATGAAAGCACATACAAGCAAAAAAATATCACAATTAAAAGCTGATTTAATAGTATTACAAGAATTACACCAAAGTGCTTATTTTTGTCAGGTTGAAAATGTAAATAATTTTGATTTAGCAAATGATTTTGATAAAGATTGTGAGTACTGGAGTAAGATTGCAAAAGAAAATAATGTAGTTTTAGTTACATCTTTATTTGAAAAAAGAGCTTGTGGGCTTTATCACAATAGTGCGGTTGTATTTGAAAAAGATGGCTCAATCGCAGGAAAATATCGCAAAATGCATATTCCTGATGACCCACATTTTTATGAAAAATTTTATTTTACACCTGGTGATTTAGGTTTTAATCCTATTAAAACTAGTGTTGGTTCTTTAGGTGTTTTAGTTTGTTGGGACCAGTGGTTTTGTGAAGCAGCTAGAATTATGGCTTTAAAAGGTGCTGATATTTTAATTTATCCAACGGCAATTGGTTGGCTTTATGAAAATAAATTAAGCGATAATGAAGAAATCAAACAAGCACAGCTAAATGCTTGGTTAAGCGTACAAAGAGCACACGCAATTAGTAATGGTTTGCCTGTTGTTGGAGTAAATCGTGTTGGTTTTGAGAGTGTAAAATTAAGTGGAAATTCAAGCATTTTACAAGATGAAAAAATACAAAATAATGCAAAAAATGATGATTTAGATAATGGAATTTTATTTTGGGGAAATTCTTTTGTTTATGATGCACAAGGAAAAGAACTTTTTAAGAGCAATGAAGATGATGAAGTATGTGCTTGTGTTGATGTTGATTTAGAGCATTCAAAAGAAGTTAGAACTTGGTGGCCTTTTTTAAGAGATAGAAGAATTGAGCATTATTCTGATTTATTAAAATTATATTGTGATTAA
- a CDS encoding HlyD family secretion protein, with the protein MKKYNLLVILVLVAFIALSIIFVLFSFDVLEVKKISTQNAYVKSNSVDIYSALNEKIVKINVKDFQKVKKDELLFVLDCSDYLEKQNIAEAKMNIKNESLNKIAQDKKSMQIQIQEKEINYKVQQSVFNNVKNEYERESNLFIKGAISKQQFDNQELLYEKAKLSLEQAKLALEQSKIDFESFILSENIAKQEFLSARAEFEISKNLSSKCEIKAPFDGTLGEINLSIGDYANKKFSRIISDEKYIIANIKETNISNLKVGQEVSFSVDSLKGLHFSGVIADIAPATGSAFSDTKIDNSIGNFIKITQRIPVKINITSKDTTLLKSGMSVNVKANKS; encoded by the coding sequence ATGAAAAAATATAATTTATTAGTAATATTAGTTTTAGTTGCATTTATTGCGCTTAGCATTATATTTGTGCTTTTTTCTTTTGATGTTTTAGAAGTTAAAAAAATTAGTACGCAAAATGCTTATGTAAAATCAAATAGCGTTGATATTTACTCAGCCTTAAATGAAAAAATTGTAAAAATAAATGTTAAAGATTTTCAAAAAGTAAAAAAAGATGAACTTTTATTTGTGCTTGATTGCAGCGATTATCTTGAAAAACAAAATATAGCAGAAGCAAAAATGAATATAAAAAATGAAAGCTTAAATAAAATTGCACAAGATAAAAAGTCAATGCAAATACAAATTCAAGAAAAAGAAATTAATTACAAAGTGCAACAATCAGTGTTTAATAATGTTAAAAATGAGTATGAAAGAGAAAGTAATTTATTTATAAAAGGCGCTATATCAAAACAGCAATTTGATAATCAAGAATTATTGTATGAAAAAGCAAAACTATCTTTAGAGCAAGCAAAACTTGCTTTAGAACAAAGCAAGATTGATTTTGAAAGTTTTATTTTAAGTGAAAATATTGCAAAGCAAGAATTTTTAAGCGCAAGAGCTGAATTTGAAATTAGTAAAAATTTAAGTTCAAAATGTGAGATAAAAGCACCTTTTGATGGTACTTTAGGAGAAATAAATTTAAGCATTGGAGATTATGCAAATAAAAAATTCTCAAGAATAATTAGCGATGAAAAATATATTATTGCAAATATCAAAGAAACAAATATAAGCAATTTAAAAGTAGGACAAGAAGTTAGCTTTAGTGTAGATAGTTTAAAAGGTCTTCATTTTAGTGGTGTTATAGCTGATATTGCACCAGCTACAGGCAGTGCATTTTCTGATACTAAAATAGACAATTCAATAGGAAATTTTATAAAAATAACTCAAAGAATTCCAGTAAAAATTAATATTACATCAAAGGATACCACTTTATTAAAATCAGGAATGAGTGTTAATGTAAAAGCCAATAAATCTTAG